The following are encoded together in the Candidatus Spechtbacterales bacterium genome:
- a CDS encoding thermonuclease family protein yields DMIDKTDTPDKTDTPDKQTYLVTRVIDGDTVELQNGERVRYIGVNTPEEPNGCFAKEATGYNEQLVLNKIVTLEQGPDDKDSYGRLLRYVYINNTFVNQNLVETGHAYAFDFGFTHEFTDNFEEVEEEAKEDRRGLWGDVCHPVGGEVLGDSTQNDSAPSPYGPTGPNQTFIKQQNTIPQELSHLVINEIQVADSEFVELYNPTNSAINLSDYYFAYYSSTRTEWNDPYRIKQFPQTQISAQSYFLIELEPFSAQDNYPSSDWQPYSSSQLSNSQGTVAIFSEDPKDVENPKPVDAVAWGNDEDVTLKETKTAQAPQKGKSISRSENHADTDDNSADFTTGDPTPTNSSGKNSYAVLWSESASYSLKNQMLVDESSNLYIASGDSIEKFTTEGNSVWENTRTRSYLSVALSHDYKTLYVVECDPNTDDCYFTAFSTDNGEELTDRFSIGAKSFTLPVSDAEGNVFVTAASKIYAFNLEENSLLLWEKLNSEIDAVLPGQFGTPL; encoded by the coding sequence AGATATGATAGATAAAACAGATACGCCCGATAAGACAGACACTCCCGACAAACAAACCTATCTCGTAACCCGTGTTATAGATGGCGATACAGTAGAACTTCAAAACGGTGAAAGGGTGCGTTACATAGGCGTAAATACGCCAGAAGAACCAAACGGTTGTTTTGCTAAAGAGGCGACAGGGTACAATGAACAACTTGTGTTAAATAAAATAGTTACTCTTGAACAAGGACCTGACGATAAAGATAGTTACGGGCGCCTGCTTAGGTATGTTTACATAAACAATACTTTCGTTAACCAAAATCTTGTTGAAACAGGCCACGCTTACGCTTTTGATTTTGGGTTTACACATGAATTCACAGACAACTTTGAAGAGGTGGAAGAAGAGGCAAAAGAAGACAGGCGGGGCTTGTGGGGAGACGTGTGCCACCCTGTCGGAGGCGAAGTTTTGGGGGATTCAACACAAAACGATTCCGCACCCAGCCCATATGGTCCAACAGGTCCAAACCAAACATTTATAAAACAACAAAATACCATACCTCAGGAATTAAGCCATTTGGTTATAAATGAAATACAAGTTGCGGACTCAGAATTCGTAGAGCTTTATAATCCCACAAATTCCGCAATTAATCTCTCAGATTATTATTTCGCGTATTATTCTTCCACAAGAACCGAATGGAACGACCCTTACCGTATAAAACAATTTCCTCAAACTCAAATTTCAGCACAAAGCTACTTTTTAATAGAGCTTGAGCCATTTAGCGCGCAAGACAACTACCCGTCTTCGGACTGGCAACCTTACTCTTCAAGCCAGTTAAGCAATTCACAGGGTACTGTTGCCATATTCAGCGAAGACCCTAAAGACGTAGAAAACCCCAAACCTGTTGACGCTGTAGCATGGGGTAATGACGAAGATGTAACGCTTAAAGAAACCAAAACAGCACAAGCCCCGCAGAAAGGAAAAAGTATTTCAAGAAGCGAAAACCACGCGGATACAGATGATAACTCTGCTGATTTTACAACCGGAGACCCGACGCCAACAAACAGTTCAGGCAAAAACTCTTACGCCGTTCTTTGGTCAGAAAGCGCGTCTTACAGCTTAAAAAACCAGATGCTCGTAGATGAGAGCTCTAATTTATACATTGCTTCAGGGGATAGCATTGAAAAATTCACCACCGAGGGCAACTCTGTCTGGGAAAATACACGCACCCGCTCTTATCTTTCGGTGGCGCTCTCGCACGATTACAAAACCCTCTATGTAGTTGAGTGCGACCCCAATACGGACGACTGCTATTTTACCGCGTTTAGTACAGACAATGGAGAAGAGCTAACAGACAGGTTTTCAATAGGCGCGAAATCTTTCACACTGCCTGTTTCGGACGCGGAAGGAAATGTTTTTGTTACAGCCGCGTCTAAAATTTACGCCTTTAACTTAGAAGAAAATAGCTTGCTTCTTTGGGAAAAATTAAATTCTGAAATAGACGCCGTTTTGCCCGGACAGTTTGGCACTCCGCTTG